Sequence from the Rutidosis leptorrhynchoides isolate AG116_Rl617_1_P2 chromosome 3, CSIRO_AGI_Rlap_v1, whole genome shotgun sequence genome:
taaagcatccggtactttggatggggcttgttgggcccgatagatctatctttaggattcgcgtcaattagggtgtctgttccctaattcttagattaccagacttaataaaaagggcatattcgatttcaataattcaaccatagaatgtagtttcacgtacttgtgtctattttgtaaatcatttataaaacctgcatgtattctcatcccaaaaatattagattttaaaagtgggactataactcactttcacagatttttacttcgtcgggaagtaagacttggccactgttgattcacgaacctataacaatatatacatatatattaaagtatgttaaaaatatatttacaacacttttaatatattttgatgttttaagtttattaagtcagctgtcctcgttagtaacctataactagttgtccacagttagatgtacagaaataaatcgataaatattatcttgaatcaatccacgacccagtgtatacgtatctcagtattgatcacaactcaaactatatatattttggaatcaacctcaaccctgtatagctaactccaacattcacatatacagtgtctatggttgttccgaaatatatatagatgtgtcgacatgataggtcgaaacattgtatacgtgtctatggtatctcaagattacataatatacaatacaagttgattaagttatggttggaatagatttgttaccaattttcacgtagctaaaatgagaaaaattatccaatcttgttttacccataacttcttcattttaaatccgttttgagtggatcaaattgctatggtttcatattgaactctattttatgaatctaaccagaaaagtataggtttatagtcagaaaaataagttacaagtcgtttttgtaaaggtagtcatttcagtcgaaagaacgacgtctagatgaccattttagaaaacatacttccactttgagtttaaccataatttttggatatagtttcatgttcataataaaaatcattttctcagaattacaacttttaaatcaaagtttgtcatagtttttaattaactaacccaaaacagcccgcggtgttactacgacggcgtaaatccggttttacggtgtttttcgtgtttccaggttttaaatcattaagttagcatatcatatagatatagaacatgtgtttagttgattttaaaagtcaagttagaaggattaacttttgtttgcgaacaagtttagaattaactaaactatgttctagtgattacaagtttaaaccttcgaataagatagctttatatatatgaatcaaatgatgttatgaacataattactaccttaagttccttggataaacctactggaaaatagaaaaatggatctagcttcaacggatccttggatggctcgaagttcttgaagcagaatcatgacacgaaaacaagttcaagtaagatcatcacttgaaataagattgttatagttatagaaattgaaccaaagtttgaatatgattattaccttgtattagaatgataacctactgtaagaaacaaagatttcttgaggttggatgatcaccttacaagattggaagtgagctagcaaacttgaaagtattcttgattttatgtgactagaacttgtagaatatatgaagaacacttagaacttgaagataaaacttgagagagatcaattagatgaagaaaatttaagaatgaaagtgtttgtaggtgtttttggtcgttggtgtatggattagatataaaggatatgtaattttgttttcatttaaataagtcatgaatgattactcatatttttgtaattttatgagatatttcatgctagtttccaaatgatggttcccacatgtgttaggtgactcacatgggctgctaagagctgatcattggagtgtatataccaatagtacatacatctaaaagctgtgtattgtacgagtacgaatacgggtgcatacgagtagaattgttgatgaaactgaacgaggatgtaattgtaagcatttttgttaagtagaagtattttgataagtgtattgaagtctttcaaaagtgtataaatacatattaaaacactacatgtatatacattttaactgagtcgttaagtcatcgttagtcgttacatgtaagtgttgttttgaaacctttaggttaacgatcttgttaaatgttgttaacccaatgtttataatatcaaatgagattttaaattattatattatcatgatattatcatgtatgaatatctcttaatatgatatatatacattaaatgtctttacaacgataatcgttacatatatgtctcgtttaaaaatcattaagttagtagtcttgtttttacatatgtagttcattgttaatatacttaatgatatatttacttatcatagtatcatgttaactatatatatatccatatatatgtcatcatatagtttttacaagttttaacgttcgtgaatcacaggtcaacttgggtggtcaattgtctatatgaaacatatttcaattaatcaagtcttaacaagtttgattgcttaacatgttggaaacatttaatcatgtaaatatcaatctcaattaatatatataaacatggaaaagttcgagtcactacaaatCCTGCACTAAAGCCCATCGTGCAAAAACGTAGAGGAATGGCTCATGATCGTATGAAGTGGTTATGTGCGGAAGTTACCAAATTAGTCAATGCAGGCATTTTACGCGaagtaaaatatcaaacatgggttgcGAACCCAGTATTGGTTAAAAAGCCTGATGGTTCGTGCAGAATGTGCATCGATTTTAAAGACATAAATAAAGCTTGTTCAAAGGACAACTATCTGCTCCCCGAAATAAATTTAAAAGTAGAGTCTTTGCACGCTTACCCTTACAAATGTTTTTTAGACGCCACAAAAGGGTATCATCAAATTCCAATGGCGCAAGAAGATGAGGATAAAACTGCTTTTCATACTGGAAAAGGCATTTATTGCTATATTAAAATGCCTTTTAGACTCAAGAATGCGGGAGCAACTTATCAGCGATTAATTGACAAGGCATTTGAAGGCCAAATAGGCCGTAACCTTGAAGCTTATGTTGACGATCTTGTCATAAAAAGCAAAATGCAAGAGCAAATTTTGTTTGACATGGAAGAAACATTTGAAAGCTTGGGCATAATCAATATGAAATTGAATCCGTCTAAATGTAGCTTCGGAGAGAGAGGGAAAATTTCTGAGATACTATGTCACTGAGCAAGGCATCCAAGCCAATCCTAAGAAAATAATCGCAATCGAAAACATGACCGCACCTAAGACTGTTAAAGAAGTACAAAGTTTGACTAGAAAGATGGCGGCTTTGACCAGGTTCTTGTCCAAGGTCGCAGAAAGACATCTACCTTTTTTCCGCACACTTAAATGGTGTTTGAAACAGAAGAATTTTGTGTGGACAGAAGAAGCGGATAAGGCATTTTAGGAAATGAAATAATTGCTCGCTACGCTACCTACATTGATTGCGCCTACAGATGGTGAAATATTATATCTTTATATTTCGATTGCGAATGAAGCATTTGGTTCAGTACTTGTGGCAGAGCAGAACAAAGTTCAGAAGCCAGTTTACTTTGTTAGCAAGGCGCTCGTGGGAAGTGAAATAAACTACGTGCCTATTGAGAAATTTATTTACGCGTTGGTTTTGACATCAAGAAGGTTATGCAAATATTTTCAAGGTCATCTGATATATGGTTTAACTGATTTGTTGGTTAAACAAGTTTTGAGTACACCCGCGGTATCAGGAAGACTCGCCAAATGGGCAATTGAGTTAGGAGCATTTGAAATAACGTATTTTCCGCGCACATCTGTAAAGGGCCAGGTTTTAGCAGATTACCTTGCAGAAATGACGGGAGAGCTTGAAGTTATTCATGAAAGAACGCAATTAAAGCATCCTCAACACGAAATCTGGGATTTATATACAGATGGTGCGTCTTGTATCGAAGGTGCGGGTGCGAGATTAGTATTAACAAGCCCGAAtggtgaagagcatacatacgcccCGCGTTTTAATATTGATGTAACAAATAACGAGGCCGAATATGAAGCACGGCTCACGGAATTAAATATGGCGCATAAAATGAACATTTTACAGTTGCACGCGTATATAGATTCACAGTTAGTGGCGAATCAATTCAATGGCTCATTTGAAGCTCATGAGTTGTCTCTGCAGAAGTATTTGAAGCTAGTGCAGGAAGCCGCGAAAAAATTTGAGTTTTttgaattatcacaagtatcaagaagtcaaaataaaaaaggcggatgcgctaagTAAGTTTGCTGCATTGACTTTTTTGCATTTCCAAAAGCAATTCTGGGTAGAAGAGCTTCCTAATAAATCCATTGATGGTAGTTTGATTGTTGCGGCTATAGAAGAAGTTCAACCAAATTGGATGGATCCTATAGTGCGAGAAAGATCCCCTAGTATGTGATTGAAAATGATATATTACATCGCAAATCGTACCTGGAACCATTAATGCAGTGCGTAGGACCCGCAGAGGCTGAAACAATTATTGGAGAGGTGCATAGTGGATTTTGTGCTCTTcattcaggctacaaaactatTGCGGAGAAAATAATGCGAATAGGTTACTTTTGGCCTACCCTGTATCGTGATGTTGCGCAAATAGTAAAAAgatgtaaaagttgccaaaggcatgcgcCGCAGAATAGAAAGCCAAGGCATGACATGATCCCAATAAATTCACCATGGCCATTCTACAAATGGGCCATTGATATTGTGGGACCATTTCCTCCAGGGGCTGGGAATGTAAAGTTTTTGATTGTCGCAattgattattttactaaatgggtAGAAGCTAAAGCTTTGAGTACAATAACTGGAGTACAAGTGCGGAATTTTGTGTGGGAGTACATTGTTTGCATATTTGGTATCCCACGAGAACTTGTAAGTGATAATGGGGCACAGATTGCAAAGGACCCATTTCTAAGCTGGTGTTCAGAATTGAATATAATCCAAAAATTCACATCGGTAGCGCATCCGCAAGCAAATGGGCTATGTGGAGTAACTAACCGTGATATTGTCAGCGGAATTCGTAAGCATTTGAATTTAAAGCAAAATGGGTGGGTTGATGAACTATCAAATGTATTATGGACTCATCTCACAACTTTCAAGAAAAATACAGGCGAAACACCTTTTAGCCTTATGTATGGGTCAGAAGCAATGATCCCCGCGGAAGTTTTTGTCCAGACGCATAGGGTCactacttgtcctcaagcaagacttaaaaACTAAAATATATTACAATGAACACACACATTTCTGATAACACACACGaatcacactcacactttttatttatttcacaatgtaacacaCGCACGCATTTTAaatatacacacacctttggagtacacacgtgaattgaaatcacaccaaagtcgaaaggtgggttttaaagtccacatttcttgaaaatttggatccttagggaaattaggatctttgcggaaaacctttgatattttgaaaaatatTCATGTTAGtctttacactaatcaagtttttcggttttaacctcaaagttcagttgagggtaactgaaaaccgaagcctcagtcagcgcttagcaagctactccccccatgattgtagtatcatggaacttttaACCGGATGTCCTATATCAAAaacagttttacacaatatagttcataaaatagcataagttttagaagaaactatatcatgtccaaatatcatcggtgaaccatgagtttgcacacctcaattcgtTATggtatatgtatgttgaccgcggtcaaacatagatgcgtttGATCTTTATAGAGATCATCCATCTGTGAATTAGATTCAATAATCTTAAAAGCTgatttgcactgtgccccccattgtacgagacagatccatctcatagttaggataagtctgaccaccaaaaaccctatttgatgttgaggtgaggtggatttccagccgatgatagagatgactttcaagatttttcgtcaacctacagctgttctggattgCATCTTCTAATCATAAGTTAGCAAGtgcgtcattttggaagacttgacttccttaattCAATGAGTATTGGATTTGATTTCTGATTCAATAAAGTACCTTAGATACTTTGCGCGAAGTATGTGATATAGCGTGTTGATCATTTCCTTATTTGGCTATTTCTTGAgttttttatacaaaataaattcaTGCAAATGAAGTTATAAAGttaaaaaatttcatattttaagccatgtttttgtaaaacccaaattttaagccattttaaaccatgtttttgtaaaacccgaaagaatttactccttccccatacttaagatcatgtaacgccctcattacatgaaatcagaaaaattgtaAATTCGAGAGAGCAGAtagtgtaacgaccctgaatttccaacgtttaattattaataatttattattaatgcttgtgttttaataaacgtgttcttatacgtgttacttgttaccgtatttaacttttcatggcccgacttgtctttgtgacacacgtactttgcacgaataatattttgaatattatttacattcatgattaattattattaatcatttttaattaactaatgatagtagttaattacttgggcttatttatttaattgcatacttacttggacttgggcttttattaatggacatggacttggaagcccacccaactttcttaatggactaattagcccattattGTGCAAGTATTACATTAAAATAAAACTAGATTAATCAACTTGTTGAAAGACTAGTTACATGCAATCTTACACCATATTCCCAaaccatttaactttaataccacttCAAGCTCACACCATTCTCCCATGTATGAAAGTATATTTGGACCTTGCCTCTTTTGTGGCTCCTTGAATCGTCGGCTTAGATAGAGTGGGAGGGAGGTTTTGTTTCAATTCTTGGTAACTTATTCTCTAGTATTACTTCACTTTTCACACACAAAAACTTATACTTTCTTTCTCTCATCTcattttctctctactttgtaagtaacaagctttacttTTCTTTCTTTTTCCTTCTAAAAACCGAACCTAaacatcatcattcttacttgtttaattacttgtagttgtttgttgttgttaaagatcaagttctctaacttgtatcttcatgtaatcttggttacttccatcttttgtttgtaaagaaccaagaacaagaacctaaactttctagtttatggttctacacttaatgttttaaatatttaaagttcatgagttttaaaatcatacttctattcatgtttgtaaacttaaggtttactttcttaaaagatcaaagccttggcttgaatctttctaagtatgaacaaccatgaacttattacttgtaaatttagtttatttcttcatgttATGTACTTTTAAATTTCTGATTTGTtgtttgttggtcaagtgttactagttaatcttgatctcatttttcttgaactaaagttaactttataagttcaagaacatg
This genomic interval carries:
- the LOC139900998 gene encoding uncharacterized protein, whose amino-acid sequence is MAHDRMKWLCAEVTKLVNAGILREVKYQTWVANPVLVKKPDGSCRMCIDFKDINKACSKDNYLLPEINLKVESLHAYPYKCFLDATKGYHQIPMAQEDEDKTAFHTGKGIYCYIKMPFRLKNAGATYQRLIDKAFEGQIGRNLEAYVDDLVIKSKMQEQILFDMEETFESLGIINMKLNPSKSFGSVLVAEQNKVQKPVYFVSKALVGSEINYVPIEKFIYALVLTSRRLCKYFQGHLIYGLTDLLVKQVLSTPAVSGRLAKWAIELGAFEITYFPRTSVKGQVLADYLAEMTGELEVIHERTQLKHPQHEIWDLYTDGASCIEGAGARLVLTSPNGEEHTYAPRFNIDVTNNEAEYEARLTELNMAHKMNILQLHAYIDSQLVANQFNGSFEAHELSLQKYLKLVQEAAKKFEFFELSQQFWVEELPNKSIDGSLIVAAIEEVQPNWMDPIVRERSPSM